GTATTGTTTCAATAACTTAATATTGTATGGAATTCGCCGACAGCAGAGGGTGATGTTTTCTTCTGCAAGTACCTTGGCGTTAACCCTCGGTTCTCTAATATCTCTGGAAAAATGTGACACTCAGAAGCGTAACATCGTTTTACTTCCGGGAACACAACCCGAGGCAGACTCGAGCAAACCAGGTCAATGGGAgaaatacttaaatatatatattttattttagaaataataatcacaataaaTATATTCCTGGGATAACTAATAAAAGactaataaaaagtaaaaacaaaaaaaactaccaAGAACATTGAACACAGGGGTATACATtcagacaaaaagacacaagGCTTCACATATACATAAGGTTCGCATTGCTTTGTAAAGTTAAATTAAAGTTTCAAATATTGCATAATTATATGGAAGTAATACATAATTTGTGACACGACCCGATGACGTGCTTCCTTGACGCCATTGTGCCAGCTACAAGCGTCAATACGGTTTTCGGTTGAGAATCACTTTTTGCTTATCTTGATTCTCCAAACTCTCAGCTCTGGTGGTCTAGAGAAAGCTCATGAAAATCGAAACCGGCAAATTATAAACACTAAGCGCAATTTTGTTCCACaaataaacaagaacaattGAACGCTTTTTCTCCAATAATTTTTATAAAGATGGCAGCGAATGTTAAATTATTCAGATTTGTCGGCGGTTTTGTGTTAGGAGCTGCCGTCTCCACTGGATCATGTGTTGCAGTTATTAAACTTTACAAAGAAGATGCAGAGgaccagagagagaaaggtagtGAAACATGACTTTTAAAAAAATTGCAGCTGCCATAGCTACTTGCCAAGTACGTATGCTCACAAGCTCAACCATATTCAAACGCCGATCCGATTTATTTTCACGTACTGCATAAATGTAGCTATTGTGTGTGAGGTCTGTCTGTAAATTACATCAGTGCGTTGTTGTAGTTCCTCAGGCCCAGCAGGACATAGGCCGGTATGGCTTCCCCTTGACAGGAGCTGAGATACGTTATTACGCCAACCATACATTGTCTTATGACCAAGCCAGGAAAACTCCAAGATGGGTGGCAGAGCACCTGTCTCATGAGAAACTATTAGGTAATAGGCTAATTTTGCTACTTATTTGATTCTAACAGTGATAGATACAGTACGAGAGAAATCCTTGGTGTAATTCCCTTGTCCTTGGTGCCCCAGGAAAAGCTGACAGAAAGCACTGTAAGTTCAAGCCAGACCCCAGTATCCCAGAATCCTTCTctgcacacaacacagactATCTGGGCAGTGGCTGGTCCAGGGGCCACATGGCTCCTGCAGGAGACAACAAGTCTTCAGAGGTAGGCTACCAATATATACCGTCCAACATTTGTCCTCTGATCACACATGAAGAAattccttgctgttttgaaagacCAGAACATTTCCTGCTGACAATGTTTCTCCCTCCCTGGCAATGATGGCCAATTTGGTGAAAGATCCTTATATGATATACGAGTGGGAATGTAAGCTTCGCCCTCtccattgagtcaaccaatcatatTAGTTTCTGCCTTCAGGGCACTCCTGGCTCCAAGAATCAAACTAGTTTGCATTGGTTAGCTTGGCTCTACAAATTAGTGACTATGAAATTTGGGAGACCCCTGGTTCTCTTTTTATTAGTCAGTGCTTTTTTGGTGGTGAGTTAGTCTCCTTTAATTCTCTCCTGTTGTTTACCCCTTAACAGCAGGCAATGGCTGAGACCTTCTACCTGTCGAACATTGTTCCCCAGAACTACGAAAACAACGCCGGCTTTTGGAACAGGTAGATAGCAACCTATTTCTAAAAATGGATATTCTTATATTTCTTGGCTCTAAACCCTGTATGAATACAACCTATGATGAAATGAAAGCTGAAGCCTAATTTTAGCTCCTTGaagctcagttggtagaacgTGGCATTTGAGACACTTGTAGGATTCTTGATTCCTGGAATCACTCGTATGTAAAATGTGTGCAGCATGTTTATGAGTTGGATGaaggcatctgctaaatgacacaTTATTAGTTGGAATTAATCGTTTTTTCACTTTCGACTGTAATTAGGCACCCAGTAAAATAAAGACTGTTGAGTGTGTAGTACCCACTTAAATAAAGACTGTTGATTGTGTGTAACACCCAGTAAAATAAAGACTGTTTCATTTTTCAGACTGGAAATGTACTGCCGGGATCTGGCTAAGCGCTTTGACGACGTGTGGGTGATATCAggacctctgtctctccctgaaGAAGGGGAGGAtgggaaaaagactgtgtgctACCAGGTAACAGAGTATTTTGGAAATATAGCACTTTAATATCCAACTTGAACCATTATTGGGAAAATACAAATCTGACCCAAGATTATTGACTGGGGCAACTTCACCCTACACCACAGTCCACTCACTGGCAGTCAACCTAGTCTGTGTGATAGCCCCTACTGCAAATGTTATGGCAATGATCATTGGTATAATTCAGCAACCAGACACAAGGGGTGTGGTGTTTGGCCAATACACCatagctaagagctgttcttaggcacaacaaAACAAGTGCCTGTAGACAGCACTTTGCTGTGGTACACCATCACCATACCttattaggtacacctgctTGTTAAATCCAATAGCCAAACAGTGAATTATGAGGCTGCAACTTGATATATAAAGCATGAAGACATGGTCATTAGGTTTAGATATAAGAATGTGGAGGACATGTGGTCTAAGTTCCCTTGACTGTGATATGATTGTTGTTGCCAGATGCGGTGGCTCTAAATATCTCAGAAACAGCTGATCTGGTATTTTAACGCATTACAGTTTCTTGATGTCACAGAAAACGGTGCAATAAACTAAAAAACGTCCAGTGAGCGCCACAGAAACCCCTCGTTAATGAGACCAGTCAGAGGAAAATAGCCAGAATCAATCATGCCGACAGTCTAACAACCACTCTTTACCACAGTGGTCTGCAGAAGGGCATTTCTGAACAAACAGTGCGTCAAACCTTAAAGCAGATGGAGGCAATAGGGGATCCTACCTGATTCTAGATAGGTGTACCTAATGGAGTGACTAGTGAGTGTATACTGCCGATGTACTAAACCAACCCGTCGGCATTAAGGAGTTTAACCACAAGTTGGTGAACAGAGGGAAAGCTACACATGGTTCTTTTTGGGGATATTGCTGCTTCAAGGCCACTAGATGGCACTGGTGAACAAAACATCACATTCGCTGATGGCTCAATTACACATTTGTTGTTCATTCTGGGAGACATTTCAACGACATCCAAATTGTCATGAGAGAGAATCTTCCTCTCTCgcaatattataataattagtCCACATCGTACAACCCTTGCTATGTTCTGCTAATGGTTGTTCAGTTATTTTCACAGAGAAAAAATAATCTAACAATCGTAAATCTGTGtcataatgtttatttgtattgttaTCATATTATATAAGCCCCACCAGAAAAAGGATGATATAAGTGTGTTTGCGTCCGCCGGTGAAGCTCTCCAAGGGCCTGTTACCATAACTCAGATCTGCCATGTAAGGGGCTGTACTCCACCCACCTGGGATTTGCCTGTGAGCTGAACCACACAGATGGATCCTTTTAGGATTTCCTGTTACTACCGCTCTGCCATGACCGTGCCCCCTGTGTAGTGCCAGGCAGTCCTTCCCTAAGGGATTGGGAGGTTTTGACGGGACTCATGTGGTTGCCCACTTGAGGTTGGCACTGCCAGCCCCTAACAACAATCGTGAGGTGACCTTGAAATAGGCCCGGGGTGCAGACTTAAGTTTTAATTCCAGATGATCTCCTCAGAAGTGGGGTCTCCCTGCGGTTTATCAGGGAGACCCCACAGTCCCCAGTCCCCCCTATCAGCAGAAACAGGGCACCCACCAAGAGAGAATAGAGAGTGTAAGAGAGCAGTGAAATCTCTGTGTAGAAGGCTTGCCCTGTGTCCTTATGGGAAATCACTGTTTGGAGATTGGGTTAGTGGAAGActattgtttttttccattGATTGTTTTTTCACCCATTGAGAAGTCCCCATTGCTTTGCATTAGTCCTTGTCCAATTCCCATACTGTTGACATTTTTCTGCAGTGTAATATTTCACGTACAGTTTATGCAGCGGTTTTCACTTGTCACAACCACAAGAGGACTGACCACCCCTCAgggtctggttcctctctaggtttcttcccaaGTTTGGACCCTACTAGGCAGTTTTCCTAGCCGATGTGCAAACCGGATTTCCAAACATCCGTGCttttgatagattttatttAGTTTAACAGACTCCACAAATGCATGGGTGCTGTCAGTGCTCTAGAAtgcatacaaatatatatttttgtaaccacaaaatcacaaacaatGGAACTCTGATTTGAGCAAACACACTCGTTTGGAAATGGTAGTAATAAGTTTCATATCCATCCAGTCTTCATCACCAGTCTGCCGTTGCGCTCAGATGTCTTGTTGTGGATGTGATTACATTGTTTGAAAAggattcattttaatgaatttgTTTCAGGAGGACAGAAAGCAGGGAATGGTATGCCAAGTTTCTCTATTGATTTGTCCCCACCTCTCACTTTAATCTTTCAACCTGATTGGACACACACCATTGTGCATTAGGTTTTGTCATAGCGGGCCGTTATACTTGTAGCACCTGGCCTCATTGTATTAGTAAGGCAATCAAGCAAGCGACTGtggttaaaatacatttcactgtaTACAACAAATTGTGTTCACGTAAAATGTTCTACTCTTGGAAAATCATTATGAAATTATGATTTTGAGCTGCAGATAGACTACCAGTCAGAGCAGCTGAGTAGTAACTGAAGGCATACTGGATCATATCCCTGAGCCAAAAAAGATTCGGTGTCATGCTGTACTTGAGTGAGACAGGAAATTGTTATTGCTCATTGAattaaaagacaaataaaaaccAAGATATTATTGTGAAACAAAGCATTTCAGTATTCACTATTTCAGCAATTAAGAGGCTACTTTAATCTAGACATGAGCAAACAACGATGACCATGAATCTGGGTGTACCTGTCTTTAAGTTCTCAGGACACTGAAGGGATATGGTCCATCTGTTCTTCTACGAGGCTGCCATAACTAACAGGCTGCCCTGCATCACAACAGCATAGTGCAAGATTTTCAGTGGCACAGATAGAAACCAAATAAGCCATATgcataaatgttcattttaacattATTGGACTCCGTGTGTTGCTTCTTTTTGTCCAGCTTATAGGCAAAGATGACGTGGCAGTCCCCACTCACCTATTCAAAATCATTCTTGCTGGGAAAAACAAATCCTTTTCCGGTACCTTGGGAAACAACCAATCAGAGGACTTGGCTGTTGGAGCCTTCGTCGTACCCAACCAGCCTATCGGCTTCGAACGCCCGCTGACAGACTTCCAGGTGAGCCTATCAGAGCTGGAGAAGATGTCAGGCCTAATCTTCTTCCCCAAAGTGGAGCAGACGATTCACAGCCTCCCTAACCTGTGTGAGAAGGACTCTTGCCACCTGATGGACTTTAAGGAGTTCACATTGTACCTCACGGGCAGGAAGGTGGGTAGTGCCCGCACCAGAACAAAGCTGGAGAAGAGCATGGCAGAGCTGAAAGAGAAGGGCATTGTTCCAGATGACTACCTACTCCGACTGTACCACGAGAAGAAGAAGGAGCTAGAAAACAAAGAGCAGAACCTGGCTCATCCTCCTTGAGGCAAACAAGTCCAGCTCTGCCCGTTCTTATCAGTTTGCTGACTAATGAACACAACCATGGATTATGTGAAGGTCCATTGTGGCTCTGTGGAGTGAGCAACTGGTCAAATAGCCATTAGGATGTGGGTTACAttattgataatttttttatttagaatggCATTATTGCTGTTGTCAATGGTAACATTGTAAAATACTCATCTGTCATTGTATCAATATCTATGTCTTATCATGACCAACAATATTTCTGTTCTTCGCAGCTACATGAAATTCATTTTGGCTCTGCAACTCATGTTTTATTAGAGTAGCCCTATtagcacaaacacaataacacaTGTAAAAATACCTTTTCCAGCCTTTCACAACCCTGTCTTAAATTCCACACCCCAGATATAAAAGTGGAAAGAGGCTTGACAGCTTATTTCTAAGGATACGTAGGCTCTTAGTGGTTTTTTGCTGTGATTTCGTTTTTAAAACAGCGAAAGACATTCTGAATAATTTTAGCTGATATTGGATTATTAATATGCTGAAACGTTGTGGG
The Esox lucius isolate fEsoLuc1 chromosome 21, fEsoLuc1.pri, whole genome shotgun sequence DNA segment above includes these coding regions:
- the LOC105030613 gene encoding nuclease EXOG, mitochondrial isoform X1, producing the protein MAANVKLFRFVGGFVLGAAVSTGSCVAVIKLYKEDAEDQREKVPQAQQDIGRYGFPLTGAEIRYYANHTLSYDQARKTPRWVAEHLSHEKLLGKADRKHCKFKPDPSIPESFSAHNTDYLGSGWSRGHMAPAGDNKSSEQAMAETFYLSNIVPQNYENNAGFWNRLEMYCRDLAKRFDDVWVISGPLSLPEEGEDGKKTVCYQLIGKDDVAVPTHLFKIILAGKNKSFSGTLGNNQSEDLAVGAFVVPNQPIGFERPLTDFQVSLSELEKMSGLIFFPKVEQTIHSLPNLCEKDSCHLMDFKEFTLYLTGRKVGSARTRTKLEKSMAELKEKGIVPDDYLLRLYHEKKKELENKEQNLAHPP
- the LOC105030613 gene encoding nuclease EXOG, mitochondrial isoform X2, whose amino-acid sequence is MAPAGDNKSSEQAMAETFYLSNIVPQNYENNAGFWNRLEMYCRDLAKRFDDVWVISGPLSLPEEGEDGKKTVCYQLIGKDDVAVPTHLFKIILAGKNKSFSGTLGNNQSEDLAVGAFVVPNQPIGFERPLTDFQVSLSELEKMSGLIFFPKVEQTIHSLPNLCEKDSCHLMDFKEFTLYLTGRKVGSARTRTKLEKSMAELKEKGIVPDDYLLRLYHEKKKELENKEQNLAHPP